From one Sphingomonas sp. BT-65 genomic stretch:
- a CDS encoding TonB-dependent receptor has translation MPLLRHALLGATMFTSASPFLSPAHAQQVAAAEQQTVSLNIPAQELGAALNEFGRQAGISIAFPVEVVSRHTSPALRGRYTRTEAARRLVSGTGLRVTESAPGSLVLVQGAQAAGAAQEEVPAEPPTEEVVVNGFREGLAEARDVERKADNLVNVLSADDVGKLPDTNIAEALRRLPSVYLIRDQGEGRYVSIRGADPILNNVTMNGQTIAVSDTDGESGRAAPLDVLSSSALSRVEINKVTLPYMDGQSIGGTVNIVTPTGFDYKDTYLNVAAEAGYNDLGKDNRIFSGNVAFAHKFFGDTLAVFASGEYWFKQYTSQSYTTSSPQTAAGFPADYYFPTSVVLAQSVGEKHRYGGSVNVEYRPDEGTRAWLRYYFTQYDDDRTRPQITIRGLQGRAVAAPAVRRPILNPTSLTEFGYAGYRSQMENRVEVQQRPVHQLVLGGEKRFGSAWTVQANLNYTTAKELNPYQRYFESITDTLGALPSESPAITFAFDERGIARPTGFNTALGNGLTFLDPGFNRVYRLRGVTSTVIEETWTGNLDVTWDGELGDHDLQLRAGGKFILRDKSVDDSDYRYQFTGPVTSLAGFDGLYLNFADGRGEPYKPISGLSLIAPNRAGYEAFFDAHPEYFTYDAVSAAANSMENDYRLDENIYAGYAMLDFHVTPSLSLIAGARMEHTNSDIFAQGFVASVTSNPGIPAGRSRLGEVPFTTSDIIDISRRHSYTNVLPALVARWDIGKNWLLRGSVTTNIGRPDYTDIAPISTVVVSESYDAANDVVNLNASVEIGNPDLQPYKGLNFDASLDYYFPNKSGSVSIGGFYKRIDNAVYSIVNEFRDHEFQGVTYDSYVEETVANADPGHIKGIEISVQKDFVELPAPFDGFGVYANAAFIDSEVEIDIPGRPSGRVPFFNQADRIYNAQLYYERSGFAGRVAYSYQGPATGSAFGANPNLDNYRAARETVDAQLSYTFGNDLKFSLTGSNLTAPANINYRNNNKFFISSYEIFGREFRLSVSKRF, from the coding sequence ATGCCGCTGCTTCGTCACGCCCTTCTGGGCGCAACCATGTTCACCTCCGCCTCGCCGTTCCTGTCTCCGGCCCATGCGCAGCAGGTGGCGGCTGCCGAGCAGCAGACGGTCAGCCTCAACATTCCTGCCCAGGAGCTCGGCGCGGCGCTCAACGAGTTCGGGCGGCAGGCGGGCATCAGCATCGCCTTCCCCGTCGAAGTGGTGTCGCGGCACACGAGCCCGGCGCTGCGCGGCCGGTACACCCGCACCGAGGCCGCGCGGCGGCTGGTCTCCGGAACCGGCCTGCGGGTGACCGAATCCGCTCCCGGCTCGCTGGTCCTGGTCCAGGGCGCACAGGCCGCCGGCGCGGCGCAGGAGGAGGTCCCCGCCGAGCCCCCCACCGAGGAGGTCGTCGTGAACGGCTTTCGTGAAGGCCTGGCGGAGGCGCGCGACGTCGAGCGCAAGGCCGATAATCTCGTCAACGTGCTGTCGGCGGACGATGTCGGCAAGCTGCCCGACACCAACATCGCCGAGGCGCTGCGCCGGCTTCCTTCGGTCTATCTGATCCGCGACCAGGGCGAGGGCCGCTATGTCTCGATCCGCGGCGCCGACCCCATCCTCAACAATGTGACGATGAACGGCCAAACCATCGCGGTCTCGGACACCGACGGCGAGTCGGGCCGCGCGGCGCCGCTCGACGTGCTGAGCTCGAGCGCGCTCTCGCGGGTCGAGATCAACAAGGTGACCCTGCCCTATATGGACGGCCAGTCGATCGGCGGCACGGTCAACATCGTGACCCCGACCGGCTTCGACTACAAGGACACCTATCTCAATGTCGCCGCGGAAGCCGGCTACAATGATCTCGGCAAGGACAACCGGATTTTCTCCGGCAATGTCGCCTTCGCGCACAAATTCTTTGGCGACACGCTCGCGGTGTTCGCGAGCGGCGAATATTGGTTCAAGCAATATACGTCGCAGAGCTATACGACCTCATCGCCGCAGACCGCGGCGGGCTTCCCGGCGGACTATTATTTCCCGACGAGCGTCGTGCTTGCCCAGTCGGTCGGCGAAAAGCATCGCTACGGCGGCTCGGTGAACGTCGAATACCGCCCGGACGAGGGCACGCGGGCATGGCTCCGCTACTATTTCACCCAGTATGACGACGACCGCACGCGTCCGCAGATCACGATCCGCGGGCTCCAGGGGCGGGCGGTTGCCGCGCCCGCGGTGCGGCGCCCGATCCTCAACCCGACCTCGCTCACCGAGTTCGGCTATGCGGGCTACCGCTCGCAGATGGAGAACCGCGTCGAGGTCCAGCAGCGGCCGGTGCATCAGCTCGTCCTCGGTGGCGAAAAGCGCTTCGGCAGCGCCTGGACCGTCCAGGCCAACCTAAACTACACCACCGCCAAGGAGCTCAATCCCTACCAGCGCTATTTCGAATCGATCACCGACACGCTGGGCGCGCTACCGAGCGAGAGCCCGGCGATCACCTTCGCGTTCGACGAGCGCGGCATCGCGCGGCCGACCGGGTTCAACACCGCGCTCGGCAACGGCCTGACCTTCCTCGACCCCGGCTTCAACCGGGTCTATCGCCTGCGCGGCGTCACCTCGACGGTGATCGAGGAGACCTGGACCGGCAATCTCGACGTGACATGGGACGGCGAGCTGGGCGATCATGACTTGCAGCTCCGCGCCGGCGGCAAGTTCATCCTGCGCGACAAGTCGGTCGACGACAGCGACTATCGCTACCAATTCACCGGCCCGGTGACATCGCTGGCCGGGTTCGACGGCCTTTACCTCAACTTCGCGGACGGCCGCGGTGAGCCCTACAAGCCGATCTCCGGTCTCAGCCTGATCGCGCCCAACCGCGCCGGCTACGAGGCCTTCTTCGACGCGCATCCGGAGTATTTCACCTATGACGCGGTGAGCGCAGCGGCGAACTCCATGGAGAATGACTACCGGCTCGATGAGAACATCTACGCCGGCTATGCGATGCTCGACTTCCATGTCACACCGTCCCTCAGCCTGATCGCCGGCGCGCGGATGGAGCATACCAATTCGGACATCTTCGCGCAGGGCTTCGTCGCGTCGGTCACCTCCAACCCGGGCATCCCGGCGGGTCGCTCGCGCCTCGGCGAGGTGCCGTTCACGACCAGCGACATCATCGATATCTCGCGCCGCCACAGCTACACCAACGTCCTCCCGGCGCTGGTCGCGCGGTGGGACATTGGCAAGAACTGGCTGCTGCGCGGCTCGGTGACGACCAATATCGGCCGGCCCGACTATACCGACATCGCACCGATCTCGACGGTCGTGGTGAGCGAATCCTACGATGCCGCCAACGACGTCGTGAACCTCAACGCCTCGGTCGAGATCGGCAATCCCGACCTTCAGCCCTACAAGGGCCTGAACTTCGACGCGTCGCTCGACTATTATTTCCCGAACAAGTCCGGCTCGGTATCGATCGGCGGCTTCTACAAGCGCATCGACAATGCCGTGTACAGCATCGTCAATGAGTTCCGCGACCACGAGTTCCAGGGCGTGACCTATGACTCCTATGTCGAGGAAACCGTCGCCAATGCCGATCCCGGCCATATCAAGGGCATCGAGATCAGCGTGCAGAAGGACTTTGTCGAGCTGCCGGCGCCGTTCGACGGGTTCGGCGTCTATGCCAATGCCGCGTTCATCGACTCCGAGGTCGAGATCGACATCCCCGGCCGTCCAAGCGGCCGCGTGCCCTTCTTCAACCAGGCGGACCGGATCTACAACGCGCAGCTCTATTACGAGCGGAGCGGATTCGCCGGGCGCGTCGCCTATTCCTATCAGGGTCCGGCGACTGGCAGCGCGTTCGGCGCGAACCCCAATCTCGACAATTATCGCGCGGCGCGCGAGACGGTCGACGCGCAGCTCAGCTACACCTTCGGCAACGACCTCAAATTCTCGTTGACCGGGTCGAACCTGACCGCCCCGGCGAACATCAACTACCGCAACAACAACAAGTTCTTCATCTCGAGCTACGAGATTTTCGGACGGGAATTCCGCTTGTCGGTCTCGAAGCGCTTCTAG